In Capsicum annuum cultivar UCD-10X-F1 chromosome 7, UCD10Xv1.1, whole genome shotgun sequence, one genomic interval encodes:
- the LOC124900089 gene encoding uncharacterized protein LOC124900089, translating into MKNGTNIDPSVDTQNEQSDPYWKKPATYGLTMQNPFVSSDTPIITDPCSYVEISPNNLTIKSPKLFPDLPFRAPLAPTPLSISLYNDKTLHLAEHIEATGNMQETQNPISDITINSNDYTPTESLLALNTQPPQKTFNPSTSEINKLLSFKNEQSSPSPLSPTNQVVPFNSFAQAIPNGSATPNSAACNESSTSVLCYTTCPTASSTVDWDREGNPRTCNTSIDGNQWLMLKNMGNPVLRHNFRKANKVAECLSKLSVDLHQL; encoded by the exons TATGGACTTACTATGCAAAATCCGTTTGTCTCTTCTGATACACCCATTATTACTGACCCCTGTAGTTACGTGGAAATTTCTCCAAATAATCTTACTATAAAATCCCCTAAATTATTTCCTGACCTCCCCTTTAGGGCTCCGCTGGCTCCCACTCCACTGTCCATCTCTCTATATAATGATAAAACTCTCCACCTGGCAGAACACATAGAAGCCACTGGTAACATGCAAGAGACGCAAAATCCCATATCAGATATCACTATCAATTCAAATGATTATACTCCCACTGAATCTCTTCTTGCATTAAATACTCAACCACCACAGAAAACTTTTAACCCTTCGACTTCTGAGATAAATAAGCTCCTATCCTTCAAGAATGAACAAAGTTCACCTTCTCCCctttcaccaacaaatcaagttgtTCCCTTTAACTCGTTTGCACAGGCAATCCCCAATGGATCCGCCACCCCAAATTCCGCCGCATGCAATGAATCATCCACTAGTGTACTATGCTACACCACCTGTCCAACCGCTTCATCAACCGTTGACTGGGATCGAGAAGGCAATCCAAGGACATGCAATACTAGTATCGATGGAAATCAATG GTTAATGCTGAAGAACATGGGGAATCCAGTGCTGCGACATAACTTTCGGAAAGCCAACAAAGTAGCCGAATGCTTATCAAAACTAAGTGTTGATTTACATCAACTTTGA